The genomic DNA GCGGTTTCGGCCGACGAACCCGGGTTCTGACCGGTAATCAGCAAGCCATCCTGAACCGTGTAGGACTGCCAGTCATCACCTCGTGAATAAAGGCCGCCATTCTGTTTCAGCACATCTTCTACCAGGAATGGCACCACGTCGGTCAGGCCAACGCCCTCTTCTTCGCTGTTCGTGAAACCAGTAACTTTCTTACCTTTCACCAGCGGCGTGCCATCGGCATTTTTCACATCACGCAGGACACCCGGAGCATGACAGACCAGCGCAACCGGTTTGCCCGCCTGCAGGGTTTGCTCAATCAGCGAGATGGAATGTTTGTCGTTTGCCAGATCCCATAATGGACCATGACCGCCAGGATAGAACACGGCATCAAAAGCTTCCTGATTCACCGAGTCAAGCCTGATGGTTGAGGCCAGCGCGGCCTGAGCCGCAGAGTCGGCATGGAAGCGGCGGGTCTCATCAGTCTGAGAATCGGGCTCATCGCTTTTCGGATCGAGTGGAGGCTGTCCGCCCTTCGGCGAAGCCAGAGTAATGTCAGCACCCGCATCCAGGAATGCATAGTAAGGAGCCGCAAGCTCTTCCAGCCAGAAACCGGTCTTCTTGCCAGTGGTGCCCAACTCATCATGCGAGGTCAAAACCATTAAAATTTTCATTTACGCTCCATATAACAGTCAGTCGGTCTCAGGTGTAAGGATAGTCAGAACCAGCGTGTTAACCGCCTTCTTCTGCGTTGACCTGTTAATCATGGCGGGCTTACGAATATTTATGAAATTTATTTCTTCAATTTCAGCTATTCACATA from Pantoea sp. Lij88 includes the following:
- a CDS encoding type 1 glutamine amidotransferase domain-containing protein, whose product is MKILMVLTSHDELGTTGKKTGFWLEELAAPYYAFLDAGADITLASPKGGQPPLDPKSDEPDSQTDETRRFHADSAAQAALASTIRLDSVNQEAFDAVFYPGGHGPLWDLANDKHSISLIEQTLQAGKPVALVCHAPGVLRDVKNADGTPLVKGKKVTGFTNSEEEGVGLTDVVPFLVEDVLKQNGGLYSRGDDWQSYTVQDGLLITGQNPGSSAETAKVLLASLAK